A genomic stretch from Marinobacter fonticola includes:
- a CDS encoding acetyl-CoA C-acetyltransferase — MARSSSTSSNSPTADNRKDTHRPVYIVDGSRTPFIKARGQPGPFTPVDLAVQCGRPLLLRQPMAPDAFDQVILGCVNVLPEEMNPARIAALRLGMGEAMTAFTVQINCGSGMQSIDTAYKYIRDGDSDLILAGGTEALSKAPMMLTEDAARWLAGLNSASSAQDYARQLAQFSPSQFKPEISLVKGLTDPIVGLSMGQTAEVIAQQFNITRRMADEYAVTSHQRLAKAQEEGWLDGEVVPAIAPDGTLYKHDDGVRADTSVEALAKLKAAFEPPYGQVTPGNSSQVTDGASWLILSSEEAVKKHGLEPIAVIKDSEWSALDPKIMGLGPTLSSTEILKRQKAGLNDIDLWEINEAFAAQVLACTAAWDDPEFCRVALGLDEPMGRLDPERLNVDGGAVAIGHPVGTSGNRIVLHLVNALRRKQLKRGIATECIGGGQSGAMLIETV; from the coding sequence ATGGCACGGAGCTCTTCAACATCATCAAACAGTCCAACCGCAGATAACCGCAAAGATACGCACCGGCCGGTGTATATCGTCGACGGTTCCAGAACCCCCTTTATTAAAGCGCGTGGCCAACCTGGCCCCTTTACCCCAGTCGACCTTGCGGTCCAGTGCGGTCGCCCGCTACTACTGCGGCAACCGATGGCGCCGGACGCCTTCGATCAGGTCATTCTGGGTTGCGTAAACGTGTTGCCCGAGGAGATGAACCCCGCTCGGATTGCCGCGCTGCGTTTGGGCATGGGCGAGGCCATGACGGCTTTCACGGTGCAGATCAACTGCGGCTCCGGCATGCAATCCATCGATACCGCCTATAAATACATCCGCGACGGCGACAGCGATCTGATTCTCGCCGGCGGCACCGAAGCGCTGAGTAAAGCGCCGATGATGCTGACCGAAGACGCGGCCCGTTGGCTGGCTGGTCTCAACTCAGCCTCCTCGGCTCAGGACTATGCGCGTCAGCTTGCGCAGTTCAGCCCCTCGCAATTCAAACCCGAGATCAGTTTGGTCAAGGGGCTGACCGATCCCATCGTAGGGCTGAGCATGGGCCAGACGGCCGAAGTGATCGCGCAGCAATTCAACATCACGCGGAGAATGGCGGACGAGTACGCCGTAACCAGTCATCAGCGACTGGCCAAAGCGCAGGAAGAAGGCTGGCTCGACGGCGAGGTGGTTCCGGCCATCGCCCCGGACGGCACACTTTACAAGCATGACGATGGCGTCCGTGCGGATACGTCCGTGGAAGCGCTGGCCAAACTCAAGGCCGCCTTCGAACCGCCGTATGGGCAGGTGACGCCGGGCAACAGTTCCCAGGTCACCGACGGTGCCTCCTGGCTCATCCTGTCATCGGAAGAGGCGGTGAAAAAGCACGGCCTGGAACCCATCGCCGTGATCAAGGACAGCGAGTGGTCCGCCCTGGACCCGAAGATCATGGGGCTTGGCCCCACCCTGAGTTCGACCGAGATCCTCAAACGCCAGAAAGCCGGCCTCAACGACATCGACCTGTGGGAAATCAACGAAGCCTTCGCCGCCCAGGTATTGGCCTGCACCGCCGCCTGGGACGACCCGGAGTTTTGCCGGGTCGCCCTGGGCCTGGATGAGCCCATGGGACGGCTCGATCCGGAGCGATTGAATGTCGACGGCGGCGCTGTGGCTATTGGCCATCCCGTCGGCACCAGCGGCAACCGGATCGTGCTGCATTTGGTAAATGCGCTGCGCCGCAAGCAGCTTAAGCGCGGCATCGCTACCGAGTGTATCGGCGGCGGCCAATCCGGCGCCATGCTGATCGAGACGGTCTAG
- a CDS encoding 3-hydroxyacyl-CoA dehydrogenase NAD-binding domain-containing protein, whose protein sequence is MTGHILKTLSTREMALGPFDTGERPYQPIKDGDWKHWHLSRDANDIAWLLFDKQDASANVLSADVLEELDAVVSQLESDKPRALALRSIKASGFCMGADISEFKELTSEEDVVEKLTRAHEVVDRFEALPFTKVAIVHGACLGGGLELALCCDHRLAIAGAKLGFPEVQLGLHPGLGGTDRLTRLIDPIEAMTMMLTGKNAHDSKAKKLGLVDDVIQERHVEAAVRMAAEGELKQNGNGFRERLLTTRPARQLEVRQMRSKTFSKAPPKHYPAPQALIELWEEHGGQEKAMREAEVKSFAHLLTTEASRNLVRVFFLREKMKGMTRADAEPVRHVHVVGAGEMGGDIAGWCAFQGLRVSLFDMEPDKIAKAVKKLGDLCEKKHRSKGETRTILDNLIPDFENRGVSHADLVIEAVPEEAEIKHKVYAEAEPKLKKGAILATNTSSIPLESLQEGLKNPERLVGLHFFNPVASMPLVEVVKHDAIDEKTYDRARAFVGQIDRLPAPVATAPGFLVNRALTPYLVEAMVMLDEGIQAEAIDKVAEDFGMPMGPIELADQVGLDICLSVSDMLRERLDTDMPDSPAWLKQKVEEGKLGKKSGEGLYTWKDGKADKKDGVSSPPDDTLDRMLLPMLNACMACIREGVVADEETADGAMIFGTGFAPFRGGPMKYAHDRGFDAIRETLATLTDRYGRRFQPDPGWQG, encoded by the coding sequence ATGACAGGTCACATTCTCAAGACATTGAGTACCCGTGAAATGGCGCTGGGTCCGTTCGATACCGGCGAGCGCCCTTACCAACCGATCAAAGACGGCGACTGGAAGCACTGGCACCTGAGCCGCGATGCAAACGATATCGCCTGGCTGCTCTTCGATAAGCAGGACGCCAGCGCCAACGTACTTTCCGCTGACGTGCTCGAAGAGCTGGACGCGGTGGTCAGCCAACTGGAAAGCGATAAACCCCGAGCCCTGGCGCTGCGTTCTATCAAGGCCTCCGGCTTTTGCATGGGCGCGGACATTTCCGAATTCAAAGAGCTGACCTCCGAAGAAGACGTCGTCGAGAAGCTGACACGCGCCCACGAGGTGGTGGATCGCTTCGAGGCCTTGCCGTTTACCAAGGTCGCCATTGTCCATGGCGCTTGTCTCGGCGGTGGTTTGGAACTCGCCCTGTGCTGCGACCACCGGCTGGCTATCGCCGGCGCCAAACTGGGCTTTCCCGAAGTGCAACTGGGATTGCATCCGGGGTTGGGTGGTACGGACCGGCTGACGCGCCTGATAGATCCGATAGAAGCCATGACCATGATGCTGACGGGCAAGAACGCCCACGACAGCAAGGCCAAGAAGCTCGGCCTGGTGGATGACGTCATCCAGGAGCGCCACGTGGAAGCCGCTGTACGCATGGCGGCCGAAGGCGAACTCAAGCAAAACGGTAACGGTTTCCGTGAGCGGTTGCTGACCACGCGCCCGGCGCGCCAGCTGGAAGTCCGTCAAATGCGGTCGAAAACCTTTAGCAAGGCGCCGCCCAAGCATTACCCGGCACCGCAGGCGCTGATCGAGCTTTGGGAGGAGCATGGTGGACAAGAAAAGGCCATGCGCGAAGCCGAGGTTAAGTCCTTTGCCCATCTGCTGACCACTGAAGCCTCGCGTAATCTGGTTCGCGTGTTCTTCCTGCGGGAGAAGATGAAAGGCATGACCCGGGCCGATGCCGAGCCTGTACGTCACGTCCACGTGGTGGGCGCTGGTGAAATGGGCGGCGACATCGCCGGCTGGTGCGCTTTCCAGGGGCTACGCGTCAGCCTGTTCGACATGGAGCCGGACAAAATCGCCAAGGCCGTTAAAAAGCTCGGCGACCTATGCGAGAAAAAACACCGCTCGAAGGGCGAAACACGCACTATCCTCGACAACCTGATCCCGGATTTCGAGAACCGGGGTGTCAGCCATGCGGATCTGGTCATCGAGGCGGTTCCGGAAGAAGCCGAGATCAAGCATAAGGTCTACGCCGAAGCCGAACCCAAGCTCAAGAAAGGCGCTATCCTGGCCACCAATACCTCGAGCATTCCCCTGGAAAGCCTCCAGGAAGGCCTGAAGAATCCAGAGCGCTTGGTGGGGCTTCACTTCTTCAACCCGGTCGCCAGCATGCCCCTGGTTGAAGTGGTTAAACACGATGCCATTGACGAGAAGACTTACGACCGGGCTCGCGCCTTCGTGGGGCAGATCGACCGCCTACCGGCGCCTGTCGCTACCGCGCCAGGCTTTCTGGTGAACCGGGCGTTGACGCCTTACCTGGTCGAAGCCATGGTGATGTTGGATGAGGGCATCCAGGCGGAAGCCATCGACAAAGTGGCTGAGGATTTCGGCATGCCGATGGGGCCGATCGAACTGGCCGATCAAGTCGGTTTGGATATTTGCCTGAGTGTCTCGGACATGCTGCGCGAACGTCTGGATACGGATATGCCCGACTCCCCCGCATGGCTCAAGCAAAAGGTGGAAGAAGGCAAACTGGGCAAGAAGTCCGGTGAAGGACTGTACACGTGGAAAGACGGCAAGGCCGACAAGAAGGATGGGGTTTCCTCGCCGCCGGACGATACCTTGGACCGGATGCTGCTACCCATGCTCAATGCCTGCATGGCCTGCATTCGAGAAGGTGTGGTGGCCGACGAAGAGACCGCCGATGGGGCAATGATCTTCGGTACCGGCTTCGCACCGTTCCGCGGTGGACCGATGAAGTATGCCCACGACCGCGGCTTCGACGCTATCCGGGAGACCCTGGCCACACTGACCGATCGTTACGGCCGGCGTTTCCAGCCCGATCCGGGATGGCAGGGTTAA
- a CDS encoding ankyrin repeat domain-containing protein: protein MSDNNQPQQPGNQLDEDAIAFAQGIFDLARNGGTDILGPLLDAGVPADIRTSSGDSLLMLASYNGHLETSRLLLEKGADPNLPNDRQQTPLAGVVYKGEMAIVNLLLENGADADSRPEGAKTPLMYAAMFNKTDMIERLLEAGADPEAVDADGNSALTLAKAMGAEDAMALLESR from the coding sequence ATGAGCGACAACAACCAGCCCCAGCAGCCGGGCAATCAACTGGACGAAGATGCCATTGCCTTTGCCCAGGGTATTTTTGATCTGGCCCGTAACGGTGGCACCGATATACTGGGACCTTTGCTCGATGCCGGTGTACCGGCGGACATTCGCACCAGTAGCGGTGACAGCCTGTTGATGCTGGCCAGCTACAACGGGCATCTGGAAACCTCACGCCTGCTTTTGGAGAAAGGCGCCGATCCCAACCTACCCAACGACCGCCAGCAAACACCGTTGGCCGGTGTCGTCTATAAAGGCGAAATGGCGATCGTCAACCTGCTGCTGGAAAACGGTGCCGACGCAGATAGCCGGCCCGAAGGGGCGAAAACACCGCTGATGTACGCAGCGATGTTCAATAAAACCGATATGATCGAGCGCCTCTTGGAGGCTGGGGCCGACCCGGAAGCGGTGGATGCCGATGGCAATTCCGCGCTAACGCTGGCCAAGGCCATGGGCGCCGAGGACGCGATGGCGCTGCTTGAGTCCCGGTAA
- a CDS encoding AraC family transcriptional regulator, protein MKNLTFSSHYARAALHGLEKQRGNCDALLRSRDIDPELIREPKARVPREQFIRLFRLVWKELDDEFMGRTTHPCRVGHFHLMGSLVVHSSNLEDVLRQSIRCYRLFSDDIRIELDLEGDEARLSLTHRHPELDPDHFLVEWLLMVWHRLVGWLIGRKIVLSQATFTQALPHHFDEYRFIFPCRCHFERESNSLFFSKQYLTMPVVRSVRELDEFILGSPRHLMIWTVDDDSVTTQVRRLLESCDESRLPNLDWVSGQLHTTSYTLSRKLKAEGSAYQKIKDNLRRDQAVTLLTRQNLSVAEISAQLGFTEPGAFSRAFKHWTGVSPLAYRQQDQ, encoded by the coding sequence ATGAAAAACCTGACATTCTCCTCCCACTATGCGCGGGCCGCTCTCCACGGACTGGAAAAGCAACGCGGCAACTGCGATGCCCTACTGCGCAGCCGGGATATCGACCCCGAACTGATCCGCGAGCCCAAGGCCCGGGTGCCGCGAGAACAGTTCATTCGCCTGTTCCGGCTGGTGTGGAAGGAATTGGACGACGAGTTTATGGGACGCACCACGCACCCGTGCCGTGTCGGCCATTTTCATCTGATGGGCTCGCTGGTGGTCCACAGCAGCAACCTGGAAGACGTGCTGCGCCAGAGTATCCGCTGCTATCGGCTATTCTCAGATGACATCCGTATCGAGCTGGATCTTGAGGGGGACGAAGCCAGGCTTTCCCTCACCCATCGCCATCCCGAACTGGATCCGGACCATTTCCTGGTGGAGTGGCTGCTAATGGTCTGGCATCGCTTGGTAGGCTGGCTGATCGGCCGCAAGATCGTACTTAGCCAAGCCACCTTCACCCAAGCGCTGCCCCACCACTTCGACGAATACCGGTTCATCTTTCCGTGCCGCTGCCATTTCGAGCGTGAGAGCAACAGCCTGTTCTTCAGCAAGCAATACCTGACCATGCCGGTAGTCCGCTCCGTCCGCGAGCTAGACGAATTCATCCTCGGCTCGCCGCGGCATCTGATGATTTGGACCGTGGACGACGACAGCGTCACCACCCAGGTCCGCCGCCTGCTGGAATCCTGCGACGAAAGCCGCCTGCCTAACCTAGACTGGGTGTCCGGGCAGTTGCACACGACCTCCTATACCCTCAGCCGCAAACTCAAAGCCGAAGGCAGCGCCTACCAGAAGATCAAGGATAATTTACGACGGGACCAGGCGGTCACCCTGCTCACCCGGCAGAACCTAAGCGTGGCGGAGATTTCGGCGCAATTGGGATTCACCGAGCCGGGCGCCTTTTCGCGGGCATTCAAGCACTGGACGGGGGTCAGCCCGCTGGCTTATCGGCAGCAGGATCAGTAA
- a CDS encoding thiolase family protein has protein sequence MADNDVVIAGGARTPMGGMMGALSSVRSPELGAISIKAAIERAKLTPADINEVVMGCVLPAGLGQAPARQASRSAGIPDSSGCTTVNKMCGSGMQAVIMAHDQIKAGTNRIMIAGGMENMSQAPYLLPKARQGLRMGHGQVMDSMFLDGLEDAYEGGLMGVFAQRVADEYKISREAMDSYAIESLRRSLAAAESGDFDDEIVPVPVKDRHGETLVEIDEQPGKANPDKIPTLKPAFAKEGSVTAANASSISDGASALVLAHADEVSQRGLKPLARIVAHATHARLPAEFTLAPIGAIQKVLDKAGWTKDDVDLFEVNEAFAVVALLAINELGLDPDKVNVFGGACALGHPIGSSGSRILVTLINALKRRGLKRGVASLCIGGGEGTAVAIEIL, from the coding sequence ATGGCAGATAACGATGTTGTGATTGCAGGCGGGGCCCGCACGCCCATGGGCGGCATGATGGGCGCGCTGAGCAGCGTGCGCTCGCCGGAGTTGGGCGCTATTTCCATCAAGGCAGCCATTGAGCGGGCCAAGCTGACGCCGGCGGATATCAATGAAGTGGTGATGGGCTGCGTTTTACCGGCGGGTCTCGGTCAGGCGCCGGCGCGGCAGGCCTCCCGCTCGGCGGGTATTCCCGACAGTTCGGGCTGTACCACGGTGAACAAGATGTGCGGGTCGGGCATGCAGGCCGTCATCATGGCGCACGACCAGATCAAGGCCGGCACCAACCGCATCATGATTGCCGGCGGCATGGAGAACATGAGTCAGGCACCGTACCTGCTGCCCAAGGCTCGCCAGGGGCTGCGGATGGGGCATGGCCAAGTCATGGACTCCATGTTTCTGGATGGCCTGGAAGACGCCTACGAAGGTGGCCTGATGGGCGTGTTTGCCCAGCGCGTAGCGGATGAATACAAGATCAGTCGCGAGGCGATGGACAGTTATGCCATCGAGTCGTTGCGGCGGTCGCTGGCGGCGGCGGAGAGCGGCGATTTCGATGACGAAATCGTGCCGGTTCCGGTTAAGGATCGTCATGGCGAGACGCTGGTGGAAATTGACGAACAACCCGGCAAAGCCAATCCCGACAAGATTCCGACGTTGAAGCCCGCTTTCGCCAAAGAGGGCAGCGTGACCGCAGCCAACGCCAGTTCCATCAGCGATGGTGCTTCAGCGCTGGTGCTGGCCCATGCCGACGAAGTCAGTCAGCGAGGCTTGAAACCGCTGGCCCGAATCGTGGCGCATGCCACCCATGCACGCTTGCCCGCCGAGTTCACCCTGGCGCCGATAGGGGCCATTCAGAAGGTGCTCGACAAGGCCGGGTGGACCAAGGACGACGTGGATCTGTTCGAGGTCAACGAGGCCTTTGCCGTCGTGGCGTTGCTGGCGATCAACGAACTGGGCCTGGATCCCGATAAGGTCAATGTCTTTGGCGGCGCCTGCGCCCTGGGCCATCCCATCGGTTCGTCGGGTTCGCGGATTCTTGTGACGTTGATCAACGCGTTGAAGCGTCGCGGCCTGAAGCGCGGCGTGGCCTCGCTGTGTATCGGTGGTGGTGAAGGGACCGCTGTAGCTATAGAAATTCTCTGA
- a CDS encoding acyl-CoA dehydrogenase family protein, which yields MNDRKEPEERAMFRDMVVKVLESQVKPHYEDWDAAGIVPRDVWRTFGEAGMLCVDVPEDFGGVGVTFDYSIVVGAELARMGFGALATNVMVHSDIVAPYLTNIASDEQKQQWLPKMVSGEAVGAIAMTEPGAGSDLQAMRTSAKRDGDDYVLNGSKTFITNGQHADMVIVAAKTDPAAGAKGISLFLVDTTLPGFSRGRNMDKIGQHCGDTSEMFFEDLKVPRSALLGEEGKGFVYLMTELPRERLVIGALGCAAARGALDLTIAYADERELFGQKLKQLQNTRFRIAEMETDYRVNQAFINECIDLYSQGELDAATASMAKYSATEMQCRVADGCLQLFGGYGYTTEYPISRAFTDARVQRIYGGTSEVMKEVIARAVLGK from the coding sequence ATGAACGACAGGAAAGAACCCGAAGAGCGCGCCATGTTCCGTGACATGGTAGTGAAGGTCCTTGAAAGCCAGGTCAAGCCACACTACGAGGATTGGGATGCGGCCGGTATCGTGCCCCGTGACGTGTGGCGCACCTTCGGCGAGGCCGGCATGCTGTGCGTGGATGTACCCGAGGACTTCGGCGGGGTAGGCGTCACCTTCGACTACTCCATTGTCGTGGGCGCAGAGCTCGCCCGCATGGGCTTTGGCGCCTTGGCCACCAACGTCATGGTTCACTCGGACATTGTTGCGCCTTATTTGACGAACATCGCCAGCGACGAGCAGAAACAGCAATGGCTGCCTAAGATGGTCAGCGGCGAAGCCGTGGGCGCTATCGCCATGACCGAGCCGGGCGCCGGCAGCGATCTGCAGGCCATGCGCACCAGCGCCAAGCGTGACGGCGACGACTATGTGCTGAACGGATCCAAGACCTTCATCACCAATGGCCAGCATGCCGATATGGTGATCGTCGCCGCCAAAACCGATCCGGCGGCGGGCGCCAAGGGCATCAGCCTGTTTCTGGTGGATACCACGCTGCCCGGGTTCAGCCGGGGCCGCAACATGGACAAGATTGGCCAGCATTGCGGCGACACCTCGGAAATGTTCTTCGAAGACTTGAAAGTACCGCGCTCGGCGCTACTGGGTGAGGAAGGTAAGGGCTTCGTCTACCTGATGACCGAACTTCCCCGCGAGCGCCTGGTCATTGGCGCCCTGGGCTGCGCCGCCGCCCGCGGTGCGCTGGATTTGACCATTGCCTATGCCGACGAGCGCGAGCTCTTCGGCCAGAAGCTCAAGCAACTGCAAAACACCCGGTTCCGTATCGCCGAAATGGAAACCGACTACCGGGTCAACCAGGCGTTCATCAACGAATGCATCGATCTGTACAGCCAGGGCGAGCTGGATGCCGCCACCGCCTCCATGGCGAAGTACAGCGCCACGGAAATGCAGTGCCGGGTGGCCGATGGCTGTCTGCAGTTGTTCGGCGGCTATGGATACACCACCGAATACCCGATTTCCCGCGCCTTTACCGATGCCCGTGTACAGCGCATCTACGGTGGGACATCCGAAGTAATGAAAGAAGTCATCGCTCGCGCCGTCTTGGGCAAGTGA
- a CDS encoding SDR family NAD(P)-dependent oxidoreductase: MDFKDVPAIVTGGASGLGEGAARALAAEGCKVAILDLQEERGNAVAAEIGGIFVRCDVASAESAEAALKTAREAHGPCGVAVSCAGIAPAAKIVGKDGPMPLDDFNKVIQVNLVGSFNIMRLAAAQMAEREPNADGERGVIISTASVAAYEGQIGQVAYSASKGGVVAMTLQAARELARSGIRVNTIAPGIFMTPMMAAMPENVQESLAATLPFPQRLGKPEEFGMMVEQMVKNPVLNGEVVRLDCALRMAPK; the protein is encoded by the coding sequence ATGGATTTTAAAGACGTACCCGCAATCGTAACCGGAGGCGCCTCCGGCCTGGGCGAGGGCGCAGCACGGGCGCTCGCCGCGGAAGGCTGTAAGGTGGCGATCCTGGATCTACAGGAAGAGAGAGGCAATGCCGTGGCGGCGGAAATCGGCGGTATTTTTGTCCGTTGCGATGTCGCCTCCGCCGAGAGTGCCGAAGCCGCCCTGAAAACGGCCCGTGAAGCGCACGGCCCCTGCGGCGTGGCGGTGAGTTGTGCCGGCATCGCGCCCGCGGCGAAGATCGTGGGCAAGGACGGCCCGATGCCGCTGGATGATTTCAACAAGGTTATTCAGGTCAACCTGGTGGGGTCGTTCAACATCATGCGGCTGGCGGCAGCGCAGATGGCCGAACGGGAACCGAATGCCGACGGCGAGCGTGGCGTCATTATTTCCACTGCATCGGTGGCCGCCTACGAAGGCCAGATTGGCCAGGTGGCCTACAGCGCCTCCAAGGGCGGCGTGGTGGCGATGACGCTTCAGGCTGCGAGAGAGCTGGCGCGTAGCGGGATTCGCGTTAATACCATCGCACCGGGGATTTTTATGACGCCGATGATGGCGGCGATGCCCGAGAACGTGCAGGAAAGTCTCGCGGCGACATTGCCGTTCCCGCAGCGGCTGGGCAAGCCGGAAGAGTTTGGCATGATGGTCGAACAGATGGTGAAAAATCCGGTCCTGAACGGTGAGGTTGTCCGCCTGGATTGTGCGCTTCGCATGGCGCCGAAATAG
- a CDS encoding PQQ-dependent sugar dehydrogenase, with amino-acid sequence MRFSSIFYVSTLSVFLSACGDGAPDSEQQYGPNPTLPEPQRGLLPGMTVPEPAEWGDQQPTVPDNYTITAIATGLKIPRQTLVLPNGDILVAEGSGGGDAPLSKPKGVIAGYIKSQGSTSVKGGDRLTLLRDSDGDGSYEEQTVFAENLNAPYGLALVDNNLYVANQDALVRFDYEEGQTQASGRPEEVTKLPSEINHHWTKALTASADGRFLYVGIGSNSNITERGMAAEVNRAEIWQIDAETGAHKPYATGLRNPTALTIQPDTDQLWAVVNERDELGPNLVPDYLTSVQEGGFYGWPYSYWGQNVDQRVRPQKPEKVESAIVPDYSLGSHVAALGVDFSIPEMGDEFAEGVFVGEHGSWNRANPVGYKVVFIPFSDGRPAGQPVDFVTGFLSGDNKTRGRPVGVTVDPSGALIVADDLSHTIWRIAPKE; translated from the coding sequence ATGAGGTTTTCCAGCATCTTTTACGTCAGTACGCTCTCGGTTTTTCTAAGTGCCTGCGGAGATGGCGCTCCAGATTCGGAACAACAATACGGCCCCAATCCGACACTTCCAGAACCGCAACGAGGGCTCTTGCCTGGCATGACGGTTCCCGAGCCTGCCGAGTGGGGCGATCAGCAACCGACGGTGCCCGACAACTACACCATCACAGCCATCGCCACCGGCCTCAAGATACCGCGCCAAACGCTGGTGTTGCCCAACGGCGATATCCTGGTTGCCGAAGGTAGTGGCGGCGGTGACGCACCGCTATCGAAGCCGAAAGGTGTGATTGCCGGTTATATAAAGTCGCAGGGGAGCACCTCGGTTAAGGGTGGCGACCGCTTGACTCTGCTGCGCGATAGCGACGGAGACGGCAGCTATGAGGAGCAAACTGTTTTCGCCGAGAACCTCAACGCGCCTTATGGACTGGCTTTGGTTGATAACAATCTCTACGTTGCCAATCAGGATGCGCTCGTACGGTTTGATTACGAGGAAGGCCAGACCCAGGCCAGCGGGCGGCCTGAAGAGGTTACGAAGCTACCCTCTGAGATTAACCATCACTGGACCAAGGCGCTGACGGCCAGCGCTGATGGGCGTTTTCTCTACGTGGGTATTGGCTCCAACAGCAATATCACCGAGCGTGGTATGGCGGCGGAAGTCAACCGGGCGGAGATCTGGCAGATCGATGCCGAGACCGGTGCACATAAACCGTATGCGACGGGGCTGCGTAACCCCACCGCGCTTACGATTCAGCCAGACACAGATCAGCTATGGGCCGTGGTGAACGAGCGGGATGAACTCGGGCCCAACCTGGTTCCCGACTACCTGACGTCTGTGCAGGAAGGCGGCTTTTATGGCTGGCCCTACAGTTATTGGGGGCAGAATGTCGATCAGCGGGTCCGGCCGCAGAAGCCTGAAAAAGTAGAATCGGCGATTGTGCCCGATTACAGCCTCGGATCGCATGTGGCTGCACTCGGCGTCGATTTTTCAATCCCCGAAATGGGTGACGAGTTCGCGGAAGGGGTGTTCGTCGGCGAGCATGGCAGCTGGAACCGCGCGAATCCTGTGGGCTACAAGGTGGTTTTTATACCTTTCAGCGACGGACGCCCGGCCGGTCAACCTGTTGACTTTGTGACCGGATTTCTCTCAGGAGACAATAAAACGCGAGGACGGCCGGTCGGCGTGACCGTGGACCCAAGCGGTGCCCTCATCGTCGCGGACGATCTTTCCCATACGATCTGGAGGATAGCGCCGAAGGAATGA
- a CDS encoding DUF2231 domain-containing protein, translating to MMATAHRTYRSALHPLHAILLAGTIPLFLGATLSDYAYSSTYHILWSMFASWLIAGGLVFAGLALLCAIIGLFRADRRRGLFLAYFFLLLAVWVVGFFNALVHAKDAWGMMPTGFILSIIVTVLACAATWIGLSSLSAGGRE from the coding sequence ATGATGGCGACTGCCCATCGAACGTATCGAAGTGCGCTGCATCCGCTTCACGCTATATTGCTCGCTGGCACCATTCCGTTGTTTCTTGGGGCCACGTTGAGCGACTATGCCTACTCGTCGACCTACCACATACTCTGGAGCATGTTCGCTTCCTGGCTGATTGCCGGCGGTCTTGTCTTCGCTGGATTGGCGCTGTTATGCGCGATCATCGGCCTGTTCCGTGCTGACCGCCGTCGCGGACTTTTCCTCGCTTATTTTTTTCTGCTGCTGGCCGTGTGGGTTGTGGGCTTCTTCAATGCGCTGGTCCACGCCAAAGACGCCTGGGGCATGATGCCCACCGGCTTTATTCTATCGATAATTGTTACCGTGCTGGCTTGCGCGGCGACTTGGATCGGGCTCTCCAGTCTCAGCGCAGGAGGTAGGGAATGA